A genomic window from Ananas comosus cultivar F153 linkage group 22, ASM154086v1, whole genome shotgun sequence includes:
- the LOC109727406 gene encoding LIMR family protein Os06g0128200-like encodes MGDFSVVLVVLAAVVPVLVLAVSVYLLVNYQHPDDANQAYFPKLVVVLGLSVAAVSILMLPADVANRQACRHALYNGACSLTLPMKTLWLAVYIADAVLVFFVIPFAMFYYEGDQDKSIAKRLRSALCWVIMSAVVCGLCLGILYGLVGKVDFTVRHLSSSVESFPSSWSGFSSGQPCISPLTRQCSAFTASASSQTTWTMRATFPEYVVALATIVGSVLFSIFGGVGIACLPLGLIFSFIRRPKAVITRSQYIKEATELGKKAKELKKAAEALHQEERNGNKGRKWRKNVKAVEKELLLLEDDMKALEEMYPQGEQAETTWAFTVLGYIGKFILGIIGLVVSVAWVAHIVIYLLIDPPLSPFLNEVFVKLDSVWGLLGTAAFAFFCFYLLLAVIAGEMMLGLKLVFITIHPMKWGATLMNSFLFNVGLILLCSISVIQFCATAFGYYAQATAAQEIFGHTLQSLRGIKYLYKYNVFQYVFVGLAVITLVYYALFGWRKRKPTGRFQLSN; translated from the exons atggggGATTTCAGCGTGGTCCTGGTGGTGCTGGCGGCGGTGGTGCCGGTGCTGGTGCTGGCGGTGAGCGTCTACCTTCTGGTGAACTATCAGCACCCGGACGACGCCAACCAGGCCTACTTCCCCAAGCTGGTGGTCGTTCTCGGCCTCTCGGTCGCCGCCGTCTCCATCCTGATGCTCCCCGCCGACGTCGCCAACCGCCAGGCCTGCCGCCACGCCCTCTACAACGGCGCCTGCAGCCTCACCCTCCCCATGAAGACCCTCTGGCTTGCCGTCTACATCGCCGACGCCGTCCTCGTCTTCTTCGTCATCCCCTTCGCCATGTTCTACTACGAGGGCGACCAGGACAA GAGTATAGCGAAGAGGCTGAGGAGCGCGCTGTGTTGGGTGATTATGTCGGCTGTCGTATGCGGCCTCTGCCTCGGAATTCTCTACG GACTTGTTGGTAAAGTGGATTTCACAGTTAGGCACCTCTCATCATCCGTGGAAAGCTTTCCAAGTTCATGGTCGGGATTCTCAAGCGGTCAACCTTGTATCAGTCCCTTGACTCGTCAG TGTTCTGCATTTACTGCAAGTGCTTCTTCTCAAACAACATGGACAATGCGGGCTACCTTCCCAGAATATGTGGTTGCTCTTGCTACGATTGTCGGATCCGTGCTATTTTCG ATATTTGGAGGTGTTGGGATTGCTTGCCTACCGTTGGGACTTATCTTTTCATTTATCCGGCGCCCCAAGGCAGTAATTACTCGCTCACAGTACATAAAG GAGGCGACTGAACTGGGAAAGAAAGCTAAAGAATTGAAAAAAGCTGCTGAAGCCCTTCACCAAGAAGAGAGGAATGGTAACAAAGGCAGAAAATGGCGCAAAAACGTGAAGGCTGTTGAAAAG GAATTACTACTCCTGGAAGATGATATGAAGGCTTTGGAGGAAATGTATCCTCAGGGAGAGCAG gCTGAGACTACTTGGGCGTTTACCGTCCTTGGATACATAGGGAAGTTCATATTGGGTATTATTGG GTTGGTTGTCTCCGTAGCCTGGGTTGCGCATATTGTCATATACTTATTGATTGACCCTCCTCTTTCGCCTTTCTTGAATGAGGTCTTCGTCAAACTGGATAGTGTTTGGG GTCTGCTTGGTACTGCAGCATTTGCGTTTTTCTGCTTCTATCTATTGCTCGCAGTGATTGCAGGGGAAATGATGCTTGGTCTCAAATTAGTCTTCATTACCATCCACCCAATGAA ATGGGGAGCGACTCTCATGAACTCTTTTCTATTTAATGTTGGGCTTATTCTACTTTGCTCAATCAG TGTGATTCAGTTCTGCGCCACAGCTTTTGGTTACTATGCGCAAGCAACTGCTGCTCAAGAGATTTTCGGCCACACACTGCAATCTTTGCGTGGAATCAAGTATCTGTACAA GTATAACGTCTTCCAGTATGTATTTGTTGGCCTGGCAGTGATCACGCTCGTCTACTATGCACTATTT GGATGGAGAAAGAGAAAGCCAACCGGAAGGTTTCAGCTTTCGAACTGA